The Georgenia sp. TF02-10 genome window below encodes:
- a CDS encoding zinc-binding dehydrogenase — protein MQERDDPHRPERGEVGVRISYTGICGSDIHGYTGDNGRRAAGQVMGHETVGRVYAVGEGVSDVAIGQIVTFNPLISCGQCEACRSGVEQHCADSVVIGVQAHTIAAFAEKVVVPAANVVGLDRVSDERHGALVEPLAVALHAARRAGVKKGDTVLVTGGGPIGQSAILAAQRMGAARVVATDISRARRELCQKLHAEVIDPAAAPTADQVRALLGGPVDVTLDAVGVSATLADALSSTRLGGTVGLVGMGSPEVTLPAYAISTQERTIVGSFCYDAQTFRDAGAWVGEGHGVFDELISDVVSLGEADATFAHLAGAADVPGKVLVELKQP, from the coding sequence GTGCAGGAGCGGGACGACCCGCATCGGCCCGAGCGCGGTGAGGTCGGCGTGCGCATCTCCTACACCGGCATCTGCGGGTCGGACATCCACGGATACACCGGCGACAACGGGCGCCGCGCCGCTGGACAGGTGATGGGCCACGAGACGGTGGGCCGCGTCTACGCCGTGGGCGAAGGTGTTTCCGACGTCGCCATAGGGCAGATCGTCACCTTCAACCCGCTCATCTCCTGCGGCCAATGCGAGGCCTGCCGCTCAGGCGTCGAGCAGCACTGCGCGGACAGCGTGGTCATCGGGGTACAGGCGCACACGATCGCCGCATTCGCGGAGAAGGTCGTCGTACCCGCCGCCAACGTCGTCGGGCTGGACCGGGTGTCCGATGAGCGGCACGGCGCGCTAGTGGAACCGTTGGCGGTCGCGCTGCATGCCGCCCGCCGTGCCGGTGTCAAGAAGGGCGACACCGTGCTCGTCACCGGTGGAGGACCGATCGGCCAGTCCGCGATCCTGGCGGCACAGCGGATGGGGGCCGCTCGAGTCGTGGCCACCGACATCTCCCGAGCGCGCCGGGAGCTTTGCCAGAAGCTCCACGCCGAGGTCATCGACCCCGCAGCAGCCCCCACCGCCGACCAGGTGCGGGCGCTCCTGGGTGGCCCGGTGGACGTAACTCTGGACGCCGTCGGTGTCTCCGCGACCCTGGCCGATGCCCTCAGCTCCACCCGCCTGGGTGGGACGGTCGGACTGGTCGGCATGGGATCGCCAGAGGTCACTCTCCCGGCGTATGCCATCAGCACACAGGAGCGAACGATCGTGGGCAGCTTCTGCTACGACGCGCAGACGTTCCGGGATGCCGGCGCCTGGGTCGGCGAAGGACACGGTGTCTTCGACGAGCTGATCAGCGACGTCGTCTCGCTCGGTGAGGCGGACGCCACCTTCGCGCACCTCGCCGGTGCCGCTGACGTCCCCGGCAAAGTCCTCGTCGAGCTGAAGCAGCCCTGA
- the rhmD gene encoding L-rhamnonate dehydratase yields the protein MRITAVRAYVRADHEDTRTPPQPAPPLGAASAATPWQQRPIASPLSVHPGHEVRTIGGPAWAGDVVVEVESDEGSFGIGVSVGGRAGCWVVEDHLAPLLVGEPVDDITRLWDLMWRATQFYGRKGLVLHAISAVDLALWDLLGRSRGESVMRLVGGPVRDEVTFYATTPDAGAARRLGFIGCKLPLPYGPAAGRAGFDANVGLFAEARDAVGDDLFLAYDCWMALDVDTAVRLADALAPYRPSWLEECLLPDDLDGLRALRSQVRPEIMLAGGEHEATRWGFRALVDAAGLGMLQPDPTWCGGLSELLQIAEVARSADLPIVCHGSGPYGLHASAALEGIPMAECIIGSGRGDTVTPFFGDLFLSEPLPHDGTLQVDELDRPGFGVELNPAVTLVRPTCGDQPRKDR from the coding sequence ATGAGGATTACCGCGGTACGTGCTTACGTGCGAGCCGACCACGAGGACACACGCACCCCACCTCAGCCCGCCCCGCCGCTCGGCGCAGCGAGTGCCGCCACGCCGTGGCAGCAGCGGCCGATCGCCTCGCCACTTTCCGTCCATCCCGGGCACGAGGTGCGGACCATCGGAGGTCCCGCCTGGGCGGGCGACGTCGTCGTCGAGGTCGAATCGGATGAGGGCTCGTTCGGTATCGGGGTGAGTGTGGGTGGCCGCGCCGGCTGCTGGGTGGTCGAGGACCACCTCGCTCCCCTTCTCGTGGGCGAGCCGGTGGACGACATCACTCGCCTGTGGGACCTCATGTGGCGGGCTACGCAGTTCTACGGCCGCAAGGGGCTGGTGCTCCACGCCATCTCGGCGGTGGACCTCGCCCTGTGGGACCTGCTTGGACGGTCCCGCGGGGAGTCAGTGATGCGTCTCGTCGGTGGCCCGGTCCGCGACGAGGTGACCTTCTATGCCACCACTCCCGACGCAGGCGCAGCGCGCCGACTAGGGTTCATAGGCTGCAAACTGCCACTGCCGTATGGTCCGGCGGCGGGACGAGCCGGTTTCGATGCGAACGTCGGGCTCTTCGCAGAGGCGCGCGACGCAGTAGGGGACGACCTGTTCCTGGCCTACGACTGCTGGATGGCCCTTGACGTCGATACGGCCGTGCGGCTCGCCGACGCCCTGGCTCCCTACCGCCCCTCATGGCTGGAGGAGTGTCTGCTTCCCGACGATCTGGACGGGCTCCGCGCGCTGCGCAGCCAAGTCCGGCCGGAGATCATGCTGGCCGGGGGAGAGCACGAGGCGACGCGGTGGGGGTTCCGCGCCCTGGTGGACGCAGCCGGTCTGGGGATGCTGCAGCCTGACCCGACCTGGTGCGGCGGCCTTTCTGAACTGCTCCAGATTGCCGAGGTCGCACGGTCGGCGGACCTTCCCATCGTCTGCCACGGATCGGGACCCTACGGGTTGCACGCCAGCGCGGCTCTGGAGGGCATCCCGATGGCCGAGTGCATCATCGGCTCAGGCCGGGGTGACACCGTTACGCCATTCTTCGGCGACCTCTTCCTCAGCGAGCCGCTGCCGCACGACGGCACCCTGCAGGTCGACGAGCTCGATCGGCCCGGATTCGGTGTCGAGCTCAACCCGGCCGTCACGCTCGTGCGTCCCACCTGCGGCGACCAACCCCGAAAGGACCGATGA
- a CDS encoding dihydrodipicolinate synthase family protein, producing MSPRTHPIEGVIPILVTPFRPDGAIDHDGVLAEVDHLLGTGITWVGLGFGSEVDTMSEQEVGELTASVREALGDRGSLIGNVEMAEHHAETCRRIQAMVQAGADAVLLRPIRLDDASEGRQFEMISAAARDCTIDVVVQDAPQHNGVDLTPATLARLLTEVAGVAAVKVEPAAAAVKIGQVRAALAGAPGSIIGGRGGSDLVHELLRGGTGTMPGAAFPELFGQVLAGVASGDVEAALQSWARLLPFAAVGNRDFTTFLWLNKHVLVRQGVLQRTDVRHHGPVDAELRREVDRLLDVFGGGVA from the coding sequence GTGTCCCCCCGTACTCACCCGATCGAGGGTGTCATTCCGATCCTCGTCACACCCTTCCGCCCGGACGGCGCGATCGACCACGACGGTGTGCTCGCCGAGGTCGACCACCTGCTCGGTACGGGCATTACGTGGGTCGGGCTCGGCTTTGGCAGCGAGGTGGACACCATGTCCGAGCAGGAGGTCGGGGAGTTGACTGCGAGCGTCCGGGAGGCTCTCGGCGATCGCGGTTCCCTGATCGGGAACGTCGAGATGGCCGAGCACCACGCCGAAACCTGCCGACGGATTCAGGCCATGGTGCAGGCCGGGGCCGATGCCGTACTCCTGCGCCCCATCCGGTTGGACGACGCTTCTGAGGGCCGACAGTTCGAGATGATCTCCGCCGCAGCCCGGGACTGCACCATTGACGTCGTCGTGCAGGATGCCCCGCAGCACAACGGCGTCGATCTGACACCAGCGACCCTCGCGCGCCTGCTCACCGAGGTAGCCGGGGTGGCGGCCGTCAAGGTGGAGCCGGCGGCGGCTGCGGTCAAGATCGGGCAGGTACGCGCTGCGCTCGCGGGCGCTCCGGGCTCGATCATCGGCGGCCGCGGCGGCAGTGACCTGGTGCACGAGCTCCTGCGTGGCGGCACCGGGACGATGCCCGGAGCAGCCTTCCCGGAACTGTTCGGGCAGGTACTGGCTGGGGTCGCGTCTGGTGACGTCGAGGCCGCGCTGCAGAGCTGGGCTCGCCTGCTGCCTTTCGCCGCGGTGGGCAACCGTGACTTCACGACCTTCCTCTGGTTGAACAAGCACGTCCTGGTGCGGCAAGGCGTGCTCCAGCGCACCGATGTGCGCCACCACGGACCCGTGGATGCGGAGCTGCGTCGCGAGGTGGACCGCCTCCTCGACGTCTTCGGTGGAGGTGTGGCATGA
- a CDS encoding fumarylacetoacetate hydrolase family protein yields MELLRLGPVGQEKPAVRSGGTIYDLSSLTADIDGTFLAADASARVRAALKGGDLPELAGADTLRVGPPIARSQAVLCIGQNYAAHAAESGSAPPEVPILFFKHPNTVIGAFDDVRIPPGAEKVDWEVELAVVIGKEASYLSSPEESFAHIAGLAVSNDVSERAYQLDHSGGQWSKGKCCATFNPLGPALVPLEDVTDIHDLRLWSTVNGEPRQNSTTADMIFDVAYLVWHLSQYLVLSPGDIINTGTPQGVALSGRFPYLQPGDEMEIGIDGLGAQRQKVISA; encoded by the coding sequence GTGGAGTTGCTCAGACTCGGCCCCGTGGGCCAGGAGAAGCCCGCTGTGCGCAGTGGCGGGACGATCTACGACCTGTCCTCGCTGACGGCGGACATCGACGGCACCTTCCTCGCCGCTGACGCCTCCGCCCGGGTCCGCGCGGCGCTCAAGGGAGGCGACCTCCCTGAGCTTGCCGGCGCCGACACCCTGCGCGTCGGCCCGCCGATCGCTCGATCCCAGGCGGTGTTGTGCATCGGCCAGAACTATGCCGCCCACGCGGCGGAGTCGGGGAGCGCACCGCCGGAGGTGCCGATCCTCTTCTTCAAGCACCCCAACACCGTCATCGGCGCGTTCGATGATGTCCGGATTCCGCCTGGCGCCGAGAAAGTCGACTGGGAGGTCGAGCTTGCCGTGGTCATCGGTAAGGAGGCCAGCTACTTGTCCTCGCCGGAAGAGTCCTTCGCACACATCGCCGGCCTGGCGGTGAGTAATGACGTCTCCGAGCGCGCTTACCAGCTGGACCACTCTGGCGGCCAGTGGTCCAAGGGGAAATGCTGCGCCACCTTCAACCCACTCGGGCCGGCGCTGGTACCCCTAGAGGACGTCACCGACATCCACGACCTGCGTCTGTGGTCCACGGTCAACGGAGAACCGCGCCAGAACTCCACCACGGCCGACATGATTTTCGACGTCGCGTACCTGGTGTGGCACCTCTCCCAGTATCTCGTGCTCTCACCCGGCGACATCATCAACACCGGCACTCCGCAAGGTGTCGCCCTGTCCGGGAGGTTTCCCTACCTACAACCAGGGGACGAGATGGAGATTGGCATCGATGGTCTGGGCGCACAACGCCAAAAAGTGATAAGCGCTTGA
- a CDS encoding IclR family transcriptional regulator produces MIPAPRGGGTVKSADRLMSLFEYLAKVRSATFADVVRDLELPSSSAYELLSTALRRRFVAFNETTREYRLGIRLWELAQASTGEVPLAELAQPLMEQLTARTEETVQLAQLDGLDNIYLAISESPHPMKLVSSVGSRLPAHTTGLGKTLLAGLSDDELRRRLEGVALEAMTDNTITDTEELLREVQRIRQNGYGEDREEYVIGCRCIAIPVRAKDGSTLAAMSVSAPTPRLTPRIERAIHEELARTVTELQEVLNDL; encoded by the coding sequence ATGATCCCGGCTCCCCGCGGGGGCGGCACCGTCAAGTCGGCAGACCGTCTCATGTCGCTCTTCGAGTACCTGGCCAAGGTGAGGTCCGCCACGTTCGCGGACGTCGTGCGCGACCTTGAACTACCCAGTTCCTCGGCGTACGAGCTGCTGTCCACCGCCCTACGTCGGCGGTTCGTCGCGTTCAACGAAACCACGCGCGAGTACCGCCTTGGCATTCGGCTGTGGGAGCTCGCCCAGGCGAGCACGGGGGAAGTCCCGTTGGCCGAGCTAGCACAACCTCTGATGGAGCAGCTCACAGCACGGACCGAGGAGACGGTACAGCTGGCCCAGCTGGACGGTCTGGACAACATCTACCTGGCGATCAGTGAATCCCCGCACCCGATGAAGCTCGTGTCCTCGGTGGGCAGCCGGCTCCCCGCCCACACGACGGGACTGGGCAAGACACTGCTGGCCGGCCTCTCCGATGACGAGCTCCGCCGGCGGCTCGAGGGAGTTGCGCTCGAAGCGATGACCGACAACACGATCACCGACACCGAGGAGCTGCTCCGCGAGGTGCAGCGGATCCGACAGAACGGCTACGGCGAGGATCGCGAGGAGTATGTGATCGGCTGCCGGTGCATCGCCATCCCGGTGCGCGCTAAGGACGGCAGCACCCTGGCTGCCATGTCCGTCTCTGCGCCCACCCCACGACTCACGCCGAGGATCGAGCGCGCAATCCATGAGGAGCTCGCCCGGACGGTCACTGAGCTGCAGGAGGTGCTGAACGACCTCTGA
- a CDS encoding amidohydrolase: MRRPAQVSPDLLPRRVVDAHHHLWNLETGRYPWLQGPRQDKEDTTGIGPFQHNYLPADLLADVGPVPLVSSVHVEAAWDADSATEETRWLAAVAHQHGFPQAIVAGIQLERPDAADLLEQHLAAAPVRGVRQMLDWDPRPGATVQPPRLMEDPAWLHGLSLLAPRGLSFDLQVLPQQLAQAADVAARFPETAFVLNHGGYHAQRDDETERAWRAGIARLALLPNVTVKSSGYDAVDPTWEPAAFRDYLRALVEEFGPSRVMFASNFPIDRRTIGYADLVAMCAWALDDLSEDELDAYFARNAARTYRIRGLQQ, encoded by the coding sequence ATGAGACGGCCCGCCCAGGTGAGCCCGGACCTGTTGCCTCGACGGGTGGTCGATGCCCACCACCACCTGTGGAACCTCGAGACCGGGCGCTACCCGTGGCTGCAGGGTCCCCGCCAGGACAAGGAGGACACAACCGGCATCGGGCCGTTCCAACACAACTACCTCCCGGCGGACCTGCTGGCCGACGTCGGGCCAGTCCCGCTGGTGTCCTCGGTCCACGTGGAAGCAGCGTGGGACGCAGACAGCGCGACCGAGGAGACCAGGTGGCTGGCAGCCGTAGCTCACCAGCACGGCTTCCCCCAGGCAATCGTCGCCGGCATACAGCTTGAACGACCCGACGCGGCGGACCTCCTGGAGCAACACCTGGCCGCGGCACCGGTTCGAGGGGTGCGCCAGATGCTCGACTGGGATCCTCGGCCCGGCGCGACGGTGCAGCCCCCGCGTCTGATGGAGGATCCTGCATGGCTGCACGGGCTCTCGCTCCTGGCACCGCGTGGTCTCTCCTTCGACCTGCAGGTCCTCCCACAGCAGCTTGCTCAGGCAGCGGACGTGGCGGCTCGCTTCCCCGAGACCGCGTTTGTGCTCAATCACGGTGGCTACCACGCGCAACGCGATGACGAGACAGAGCGGGCCTGGCGGGCGGGCATCGCCCGCCTCGCCCTGCTGCCGAACGTCACGGTGAAGTCCTCCGGATACGACGCGGTGGACCCCACCTGGGAACCCGCCGCATTCCGTGACTATCTCCGCGCACTCGTCGAGGAGTTCGGGCCGTCGCGCGTCATGTTCGCCAGCAACTTCCCCATCGACCGGCGAACGATCGGATACGCCGATCTCGTTGCCATGTGCGCCTGGGCGCTGGACGATCTCTCGGAGGATGAGCTGGACGCCTACTTCGCCCGGAATGCAGCCCGAACCTATCGAATCAGAGGTCTACAACAATGA
- a CDS encoding Gfo/Idh/MocA family protein, which yields MSVKVAVVGAGWWSGTVHLPAIVDHPDAELVAVCDADGERARTAAEMFGAARWVTDVAALPGLGVDCAIVATPHDAHHQPTVQLLDAGVDVLVEKPMAIHPAEAWGMVAAAERSGARLHVGYPFLHSHQAAELRRVVRDGDIGTPVLLNALFATAVQGFYRGDLSVQRQSGAPFSSRAETYASASRGGGQLLTQATHAVALALWCLEDDVRTVTGLTAVGPATEVDVVDALTARTASGTLLTVSSTGTVHHNDERVERYSLFGTVGHAFLDTAANTVVLHRPGRGGQVLADASHGPANAVHAPLDALLAGRSGGVAPVVGGELGARVVETQWAARESAATGGAVGPEDWVESTQEWPR from the coding sequence ATGAGCGTCAAGGTGGCCGTGGTCGGCGCCGGGTGGTGGAGCGGCACGGTGCACCTGCCGGCGATTGTGGATCACCCCGACGCGGAGCTTGTCGCCGTGTGCGACGCCGACGGCGAGCGCGCCCGCACGGCCGCCGAGATGTTCGGCGCCGCCCGGTGGGTGACGGACGTGGCCGCTCTTCCTGGCCTGGGTGTGGACTGCGCCATCGTCGCTACACCTCATGACGCACACCATCAACCGACAGTGCAGTTGCTGGACGCAGGCGTCGACGTGCTGGTGGAGAAGCCGATGGCCATCCACCCTGCGGAAGCATGGGGCATGGTGGCTGCCGCCGAGCGCAGCGGTGCCAGACTGCACGTCGGCTACCCCTTCCTCCACTCGCACCAGGCGGCCGAGCTGCGCCGGGTTGTCCGCGACGGCGACATCGGAACACCCGTACTGCTGAACGCGCTGTTCGCGACCGCAGTCCAGGGCTTCTACCGCGGGGATCTCTCGGTACAGCGGCAGTCCGGTGCACCGTTCTCCTCGCGCGCGGAGACCTACGCCTCAGCCTCTCGCGGCGGTGGGCAGCTACTGACCCAGGCCACGCATGCCGTGGCGCTCGCGCTGTGGTGCTTGGAGGATGATGTGCGCACCGTCACCGGACTGACCGCCGTCGGCCCGGCCACCGAGGTCGACGTCGTCGACGCCCTGACCGCGCGCACAGCCTCTGGCACTCTGTTGACGGTCTCCAGCACGGGTACCGTGCATCACAACGACGAGCGGGTCGAGCGGTACAGCCTGTTTGGCACCGTGGGTCACGCCTTTCTCGACACGGCTGCCAATACCGTTGTGTTGCACCGTCCAGGTCGAGGCGGCCAGGTCCTGGCCGACGCCTCGCATGGACCCGCCAACGCGGTGCACGCGCCACTGGATGCCCTCCTGGCCGGGCGGTCCGGCGGAGTCGCTCCCGTCGTCGGTGGTGAGCTGGGCGCCCGGGTGGTGGAGACCCAGTGGGCGGCCCGTGAGTCCGCGGCCACCGGTGGTGCGGTCGGACCCGAAGACTGGGTCGAATCAACACAGGAGTGGCCGCGATGA